A window of the Lagopus muta isolate bLagMut1 chromosome 1, bLagMut1 primary, whole genome shotgun sequence genome harbors these coding sequences:
- the CLN5 gene encoding ceroid-lipofuscinosis neuronal protein 5: protein MSSAIRHRWLLLPLLLAAACGPCLSGGSHAPQRRWPVPYRRFDFRPKTDPYCQARYTFCPTGSAIPLMKEEDVIEVYRLQAPVWEFKYGDLLGHLKIMHDAVGFKSSLTGKNYTMEWYELFQLGNCTFPHLRPGMDAPFWCNQGAACFYEGIDDAHWKENGTLVLITKISGTMFNEMAKWVKYDNETGIYYETWTVQASPEKKSVVWFDSYECSKFILRTYQKLADLGATFNKIQTNYTSIILFSGEPIYLGNETSIFGPLGNKTLAAAIRDFYYPFKPHKTVREFFVDLLKIIDRVILNHQFYLFYNLEYWFLPMKFPYLKVVYEEVPLPVGSKTFSGV, encoded by the exons ATGAGCTCCGCCATCCGCCACCGATGGCTGCTGCTACCGCTACTGCTGGCGGCGGCCTGCGGGCCGTGCCTCTCGGGCGGCTCTCACGCCCCGCAGCGGCGTTGGCCGGTGCCTTACAG GCGCTTTGATTTCCGTCCAAAAACTGATCCTTACTGCCAAGCTCGTTACACTTTCTGTCCCACTGGCTCTGCTATTCCACTCATGAAAGAAGAAGATGTTATTGAAGTGTATCGATTACAGGCTCCAGTATGGGAATTTAAATATGGGGATCTACTTGGACATTTG aaaattaTGCATGATGCTGTGGGTTTCAAGAGCAGTTTAACTGGCAAAAACTACACAATGGAGTGGTATGAGCTCTTCCAGCTTGGGAACTGCACGTTTCCACATCTCCGACCTGGAATGGATGCACCGTTCTGGTGTAACCAGGGAGCTGCTTGCTTTTATGAAGGAATAGATGATGCACACTGGAAGGAAAACGGAACTCTTGTTCTCATAACCAAAATATCAG GAACCATGTTTAATGAAATGGCAAAATGGGTGAAGTACGACAATGAGACAGGCATTTACTATGAGACTTGGACAGTTCAAGCAagtcctgaaaaaaaatcagttgtatGGTTTGATTCCTATGAATGCTCTAAATTCATACTGAGAACATACCAGAAGCTGGCTGACCTGGGAGCTACATTCAATAAGATCCAAACAAACTACACCAGTATAATATTATTCAGTGGAGAACCTATTTATCTGGGAAACGAAACATCAATTTTTGGACCTCTAGGAAACAAGACGCTGGCAGCAGCTATAAGAGACTTCTACTATCCCTTCAAACCTCACAAGACAGTCAGAGAGTTTTTTGTGgatctcttaaaaataattgatcGTGTCATCTTGAATCATCAGTTTTACCTCTTTTACAACTTGGAATACTGGTTTTTACCTATGAAGTTCCCTTATCTCAAAGTTGTTTATGAGGAGGTTCCTTTGCCTGTTGGgagcaaaacattttctggtGTTTAA
- the ACOD1 gene encoding cis-aconitate decarboxylase isoform X1 encodes MWAKTITENFANVIHGLDKNHLTDLVIQRSKRMILDTLGVGLLGTSTDTCQKVKQYSKIYSSDISSTIWGHLDFRLPPLYAAFVNGVAVHSMDFDDTWHPATHPSGAVLPAVMALSEAFPQNKKISGLDLLLAFNVGIEVQGRLLRFSSEARNIPKRFHPPTVVGPMGSAAACAKLLALNQMKCKNSLAIAASYAGAPLANAATQTKPVHIGNAAKHGLEAACLASQGLQGNNQILDIESGIGAFYTDYNPQTLPTLQSYPWLLDQQDVAIKRFPAHLGTHWVADAASSVRRKLVENSDILLILDKIEKVIVKVPEVKYVNRPSPNSEHEARHSFQFVACSALLDGSMSIQSFASENIHRPALQELLCKTQLEHPSDNKPSFESLYCEVTVVLWDGNAISDRCNTFYGHWRKPLTEQDVEKKFRSNASEVLPAEAIEGIIETVYNLEKVEDCSVLNIFLSGQSARVLPEKLHFKHSNS; translated from the exons ATGTGGGCAAAG acGATTACAGAAAATTTTGCCAATGTGATTCATGGTTTGGATAAAAACCACCTGACAGATCTGGTCATTCAGAGAAGCAAGCGAATGATTCTGGATACCCTTGGAGTAGGACTTCTGGGTACCAGCACCGACACCTGCCAGAAAGTCAAACAGTACAGCAAG ATCTACAGCTCAGATATATCCAGCACCATCTGGGGCCACTTGGATTTCCGACTGCCTCCTCTGTATGCAGCTTTTGTAAATGGAGTGGCT GTGCACTCCATGGATTTTGATGACACATGGCATCCTGCCACGCACCCATCTggggctgtgctccctgctgtgaTGGCTCTCTCTGAGGCCTTTcctcagaataaaaaaatctcaggTCTTGACCTGCTCTTAGCTTTCAATGTGGGAATTGAGGTGCAAGGCAGGTTGTTACGCTTTTCCAGTGAAGCCAGGAATATTCCCAAAAG gttTCACCCACCAACAGTAGTTGGTCCAATGGGGAGTGCAGCAGCTTGTGCAAAACTGCTAGCTCTTAAccaaatgaaatgtaaaaactCCTTGGCTATTGCTGCTTCCTATGCAGGTGCCCCACTAGCTAACGCAGCAACTCAAACAAAGCCCGTGCACATTGGCAATGCTGCCAAGCATGGACTGGAAGCAGCTTGCTTAGCATCACAGGGTCTTCAAGGAAACAATCAGATCTTGGACATTGAGTCAGGGATAGGTGCCTTTTATACAGATTACAACCCACAGACTCTGCCAACTTTGCAATCATATCCCTGGCTGTTGGACCAGCAAGATGTGGCCATCAAACGCTTTCCTGCTCATCTTGGAACACACTGGGTGGCTGATGCAGCATCTTCTGTAAGGAGGAAGCTTGTTGAAAACAGTGACATATTGCTTATCCTTGATAAAATTGAGAAAGTTATTGTAAAAGTCCCAGAGGTCAAATATGTGAACAGACCCAGCCCTAATTCAGAACATGAAGCTCGACACTCCTTTCAGTTTGttgcctgctctgctttgctggatgGCAGCATGTCCATCCAGTCCTTTGCCAGTGAGAACATTCACCGGCCAGCCTTACAGGAGCTCCTCTGCAAAACACAGCTAGAGCACCCTTCTGATAACAAACCCAGCTTTGAGAGTCTTTATTGCGAAGTGACTGTTGTGCTTTGGGATGGCAACGCGATTAGTGACCGCTGCAACACGTTCTATGGACACTGGAGGAAACCTCTGACAGAGCAAGATGTGGAGAAAAAATTTCGGTCCAACGCTTCTGAAGTCCTTCCTGCAGAAGCCATAGAAGGCATTATAGAGACTGTGTACAATCTGGAAAAAGTAGAGGACTGTTCTGTATTAAACATCTTTTTGTCAGGACAGTCAGCTAGAGTACTTCCAGAGAAGCTGCACTTCAAACATTCCAACtcataa
- the ACOD1 gene encoding cis-aconitate decarboxylase isoform X2, protein MILDTLGVGLLGTSTDTCQKVKQYSKIYSSDISSTIWGHLDFRLPPLYAAFVNGVAVHSMDFDDTWHPATHPSGAVLPAVMALSEAFPQNKKISGLDLLLAFNVGIEVQGRLLRFSSEARNIPKRFHPPTVVGPMGSAAACAKLLALNQMKCKNSLAIAASYAGAPLANAATQTKPVHIGNAAKHGLEAACLASQGLQGNNQILDIESGIGAFYTDYNPQTLPTLQSYPWLLDQQDVAIKRFPAHLGTHWVADAASSVRRKLVENSDILLILDKIEKVIVKVPEVKYVNRPSPNSEHEARHSFQFVACSALLDGSMSIQSFASENIHRPALQELLCKTQLEHPSDNKPSFESLYCEVTVVLWDGNAISDRCNTFYGHWRKPLTEQDVEKKFRSNASEVLPAEAIEGIIETVYNLEKVEDCSVLNIFLSGQSARVLPEKLHFKHSNS, encoded by the exons ATGATTCTGGATACCCTTGGAGTAGGACTTCTGGGTACCAGCACCGACACCTGCCAGAAAGTCAAACAGTACAGCAAG ATCTACAGCTCAGATATATCCAGCACCATCTGGGGCCACTTGGATTTCCGACTGCCTCCTCTGTATGCAGCTTTTGTAAATGGAGTGGCT GTGCACTCCATGGATTTTGATGACACATGGCATCCTGCCACGCACCCATCTggggctgtgctccctgctgtgaTGGCTCTCTCTGAGGCCTTTcctcagaataaaaaaatctcaggTCTTGACCTGCTCTTAGCTTTCAATGTGGGAATTGAGGTGCAAGGCAGGTTGTTACGCTTTTCCAGTGAAGCCAGGAATATTCCCAAAAG gttTCACCCACCAACAGTAGTTGGTCCAATGGGGAGTGCAGCAGCTTGTGCAAAACTGCTAGCTCTTAAccaaatgaaatgtaaaaactCCTTGGCTATTGCTGCTTCCTATGCAGGTGCCCCACTAGCTAACGCAGCAACTCAAACAAAGCCCGTGCACATTGGCAATGCTGCCAAGCATGGACTGGAAGCAGCTTGCTTAGCATCACAGGGTCTTCAAGGAAACAATCAGATCTTGGACATTGAGTCAGGGATAGGTGCCTTTTATACAGATTACAACCCACAGACTCTGCCAACTTTGCAATCATATCCCTGGCTGTTGGACCAGCAAGATGTGGCCATCAAACGCTTTCCTGCTCATCTTGGAACACACTGGGTGGCTGATGCAGCATCTTCTGTAAGGAGGAAGCTTGTTGAAAACAGTGACATATTGCTTATCCTTGATAAAATTGAGAAAGTTATTGTAAAAGTCCCAGAGGTCAAATATGTGAACAGACCCAGCCCTAATTCAGAACATGAAGCTCGACACTCCTTTCAGTTTGttgcctgctctgctttgctggatgGCAGCATGTCCATCCAGTCCTTTGCCAGTGAGAACATTCACCGGCCAGCCTTACAGGAGCTCCTCTGCAAAACACAGCTAGAGCACCCTTCTGATAACAAACCCAGCTTTGAGAGTCTTTATTGCGAAGTGACTGTTGTGCTTTGGGATGGCAACGCGATTAGTGACCGCTGCAACACGTTCTATGGACACTGGAGGAAACCTCTGACAGAGCAAGATGTGGAGAAAAAATTTCGGTCCAACGCTTCTGAAGTCCTTCCTGCAGAAGCCATAGAAGGCATTATAGAGACTGTGTACAATCTGGAAAAAGTAGAGGACTGTTCTGTATTAAACATCTTTTTGTCAGGACAGTCAGCTAGAGTACTTCCAGAGAAGCTGCACTTCAAACATTCCAACtcataa
- the LOC125703354 gene encoding glutamine amidotransferase-like class 1 domain-containing protein 3, mitochondrial, whose amino-acid sequence MGKRVAVVLAGCGVFDGSEIHEASAALVHLSRGGAEVKIFAPNIEQRDVVNHLKGSPADEKRNVLVESARLARGNIQDLAELKVGEFDAVIFPGGFGVAKNLCSWAVDGKNCTINEHVNSTLQAFHSAKKPIGLCCISPVLAAKVFPGCEVTVGQDKNVDGRYPDSETASAIAELGCKHICKDVSESHVDKANKIVTTCAFMCKAPLHEIFDGIGTMVEEVLKLA is encoded by the exons ATGGGCAAGCGGGTGGCTGTGGTGCTGGCCGGCTGTGGCGTCTTCGACGGCAGCGAGATTCATGAGGCCTCGGCCGCGCTGGTGCACCTCAGCCGCGGCGGCGCTGAG GTGAAGATATTTGCCCCCAATATTGAGCAAAGGGATGTTGTCAATCATCTAAAAGGAAGCCCAGCAGATGAGAAGAGAAATGTGTTAGTTGAAAGTGCCAGGCTGGCAAGGGGAAACATCCAGGATTTGGCTGAGCTGAAAGTAGGTGAATTTGATGCAGTTATTTTCCCCG GTGGATTTGGTGTGGCAAAGAACCTGTGTTCCTGGGCTGTAGATGGCAAGAACTGCACCATCAACGAACACGTGAACTCCACTCTCCAAGCTTTCCACAGTGCTAAAAAGCCCATCGGGTTGTGCTGTATATCACCTGTCCTGGCAGCTAAAGTCTTTCCTGGTTGTGAGGTCACAGTCGGCCAAGATAAAAATGTAGATGGAAG ATATCCTGATAGTGAAACTGCATCTGCAATAGCAGAGCTTGGATGTAAGCACATTTGCAAAGATGTCAGTGAATCCCACGTGGATAAAGCCAATAAAATAGTTACTACCTGTGCGTTCATGTGCAAGGCTCCTCTGCATGAGATCTTTGATGGAATTGGAACAATGGTAGAGGAAGTCCTGAAACTTGCCTGA